The Desulfatirhabdium butyrativorans DSM 18734 genome segment GTTTGCCAGTGAAGGGGAGGGCTTTGGGCTGCCGTTGATTGAAGCGGCGCAGCACGGGGCGGCTATTTTGGCGCGTGATATCCCGGTTTTTCGAGAAGTGGCGGGTGATCATGCATTCTATTTTGAGGGTCTGGAACCCCAAGATTTGGCGGATGCCATCGAACGGTGGAAAGGTTTATATGAACAGCGGCTGCACCCGGTATCGGATGGTTTGCCCATACTGACGTGGAAAGAAAATGTTCAGGCGTTAAAGAACATTCTGGTGAGAGAGGCGCCCGATGGAGCGGTTTGCGGTGATGTCTGCAAGGGAGGAAAAAATTCAGAAAAAAGATTTTTCAGCGCGATTCGAACAATACATGTGGATGTTTCGGTAGTGGTTCAGAAAGATTTTAAAACAGGCATTCAACGCGTTGTTCGTGCTGTTACCCTGGAACTGCTCAAAAATCCTCCAGAAGGATTTTGTGTTTCTCCAATTTACTTTGATAATATCGGTGGTAACTGGCGTTACAAATCACTTCGTCTTGCGGATGGACTATTTGAAGACGGCCATCATGCCGTTTCGGATCAGGATCGGGAGACTGTTTTCAAAAAGGGCGATATTCTGCTAGGGCTGGATCTGGCTGGCGGCTATGTGGTCAACGCCAATCGGCAGGGGCTTTTCGACAAGATACGGCAACAGGGAGCCAAGATTGCCTTTGTGGTTTATGACATCATTCCTGTTACGTTTCCTCAGTTTTATAAACCGGAGGACAGTAAGGGGCATGAGGATTGGGTGCATGTTGTTGCAAAGAAAGCGGATGCCGCCATTTGCATTTCTGCCACGGTTGCCGGTGAGTTGAAGCAATGGCTTTCCGAACGGTATGCCGTATTGCCTGCCATACATCATTTTCATCTTGGCGCTGATCTGGAGGCGACGGTTCCCACACGAGGGATTCCTGCCGACGGAGTGGCGTTGCTCGATAACATGGGGCGAACTCCCTGTTTCTTGATGGTTGGAACGGTCGAGCCACGAAAAGGGCATCTTCAGGTGATAGATGCATTTGAGATTTTGTGGTCGAAGGGGCTTGACAACCGTCTTGTAATTGTGGGAAAGGACGGGTGGATGAACGAGGATATTACCACTAGGATTCATTCGCATCCCGCGCTTGACCAGCAGTTGTTCTGGCTCGAAAACGCCAGCGATGAATTTTTGGGGAAGCTATACGAAAAAGCGTCATGTTTGATTGCGGCAAGTTATGCTGAGGGGTTTGGATTGCCCCTGATAGAAGCCGCGCAGCGCAAGATACCCATAATTGCCCGTGACATCCCCGTTTTCCGCGAAGTTGCAGGCGATCATGCGTTTTATTTTAACGGCCAGGAAGCCAAAGACCTGGCCGATGCGGTGCAGGAGTGGCTGCAGCGATACCAGGAGAATCGTCACCCGACTTCGGATGGCATGCCGTGGCTGACGTGGCGGCAGTGCGCTGAACATCTCAAAGAGATATTGACAGGCTTTGTTAAATGCTAAAACAAGCGCATTTATGCTTTTGTGTTTAAAAACGTGAGGAAAAATTACGTTTTTTTTGGGCGAAGGGCCATGAATTTATGGACAAGAAGCTTCAGCAGATATTTCCTGACGCTGCAACAGACCGATACCGTTGATAAGCTGATCAAAGTCTGGCTTGGAAGACGGCACTGAAATCTGGTTTGCCGTTCATGTGGAAATACAGGGAAAAACGGATCCGGGGTTTGTCAGAAGGATATATATGTATCCTTTTTTTTAACAATTATCTTTCAAAAGGAGGAGTTGTTATGCGGAACACAATTGTATGGTTGTTATCTTTGGTCGTTTTTGGAGTGAGTAGTTTGTCAATTTATGCCATGGAAAAGAAAGGTAAGAAGGAGACGCCACCACCCTCAAATGAATTCATTATGGCGCTCAAGAAAGGTATCGATTTTAGTGATCCTGCTCTGCCCGCAATCGTCAAATCCGTTACAGGCATTTCAGGGGCGGAAGCTAATGGCAGATGGACCGATGGTGGGAAAGTGACTATCACATTTACACAGAAATTGCCCAAAAGCTTCAAGCTCCATATTGAATCCAAGGGAGCTTTCGGGCCAAATGTCAATAAGCCCATTCAGGTGATCATCGGAAAATGGAAGGGTAGTATTATTATCAACAATGAAAAAATCAAACCTTTTGATTTGGTTGTAAAGACAGTTACACCAGTAGATACGATTGAATTTATTGTGCCGGAACCCAAAAGCCCAGAAGAATTGAAAATAAGCAATGACCCCAGGAAATTGGGATTCTGGATGACCAAATTGAGTATCGAATAAGAAAATTGGGCATTGATCATCAATTCGCGCAAAAGCTGTAATTCATAAAATTGATATCACCACAAAGACGTAGAGATCGCACAGAACTCTTTAAAATAACAGACTTATTGCTTTGCATTTTTGCGTCTTTACGGTAAATTCTATGAGGTCATCTGGCCGAAACGATGAACAATGCCTTTTGATGTAAAAATGGCCGTGAGGTGTACCCCATTGTCAAGGTGGTACGATCTGTTGGAATGAGCCGTTTCGTGTACGATCCGTCGTCTGGCCCGGTAACTGCCAGTTTTCAGCCTTGTAGCAAGTTCCGTGAAATCGCCGATCGACGAATATCTCCATCAGAAGGATGGGATGCCCATAGCGCATCTGCAAATCCCGACTCAGTCGTCTTGCGATCAATCCCAGGATATGACTGGCAAGGCAGGGGACTTGTACCCAAGGCAGGATGAGAAACCGATGGTTATTGGTCACAAGGTGCAGCTTGCTTTGGCGCTGTGCTGCACGCCAACCGATGTAGCGATCCCTGGGCGCACAACTCCATGCGACCGAACCGAACAGAAAACAGGCCAATGGTCGACCGCAGCGGTCAGCAACCAGATAGGGCATGTTATTACCCACGGGTTGCGTGAAGCTCAAGTAATGGTAACGTGCCAGCAGCCAGGCAAACAGCGCTTTTAAGGCCTTTGAAGAAAGATCGAGCAGTTGCAACGGTTGAAGCTCTGGCAGCGCCTCTGTAATGGGGGTTATCTCATGCTCGACAGGCTCTATGGGCATATGCCGGAAACGGTTGAGCGAAAGCATTCATGGAGCCGGCAGTTGGATTAAGCCTCTTTCGTCAAGCTTTCACAGTAGACTTCGGCAGGCAATTTTTTTGAGTTGTTCCTTGGCATTTTGCCAATTCCAACGTTGGGAAAGTTCCCAACTCAACCGATACCGGCTCCAGGAAGGATGCTGTTCAATCAGTTTCCGAATAAAAGCAATATCCCCGTCGGTTATCAGACGGCTTTGAATGAGAGTTGGCGCTTTCATTGCCAACCCTTTTACCATAAAATCTATGAGTAGAGTTCAAGAAAAAGATATGTCGGAAAATTAGCCCTTTTGGCCTCAACAGGGGTGTAGAATACGGGTTAAACCCCTTTCCCAGGGAGAGAGGGCTGGGGTGCGGGTTCAACATATCGAAGAATATGACCGTTCAAAGCATAATTGATTTGACCGAAGGGAGACGCCATGAATTATGAAAAAGGTCAGCTCTATCAAATCCCATTGGCTGATTTACAGGCAGACCCCAATCAACCGCGAAAATATATGGATCCGCAGGCGCTGGATGATCTGGCCGATTCCATCCGGACGCATGGCGTGCTGACGCCGATTCTGTTTCGTGTGGATCCGCCGCCGGAGGGCGCATCGCCCGATACACCGGCAGCGTTTTTCATCGTTGCGGGCGAGCGGCGCTTTGAGGCAGCCAAAAAGGCCGGGCTTACGGAAATACCGGCTATCCTGGTGGATGGCAAAACCAGGGAGATCGCTTTGGTGGAAAATCTGCTGCGGCAGGATTTGACGCCTGTGGAGGAAGCCGAGGCGCTGAATCGGCTCTTGACGGAGGAGTCCTACACTCAGGAGCAGTTGGGGGTGATCATCGGCAAAGCCCGCACGACTATCAATGAAATTCTTTCCTTGAATCGGCTGCCTCAGCAGATCCGAGATGAGTGCCGAAGCAACCCGGCTGTGTCGCGAACAACACTGATCAGCATCGCTCGAAAGAAGCAGACGAGGGGTATGCTGACCGCATGGAAAAAATTCAAGGAAAAGATGGCCAAGGAAGACCGCGGGCAAAAGGGTCAAAGGAAATCCAGACCCGCCGCAACCCCATCGGATTTCAAGGACTGGGTAGAAAAAGCCAATGAGAAGCTTGGCGGCAT includes the following:
- a CDS encoding ParB/RepB/Spo0J family partition protein, with the protein product MNYEKGQLYQIPLADLQADPNQPRKYMDPQALDDLADSIRTHGVLTPILFRVDPPPEGASPDTPAAFFIVAGERRFEAAKKAGLTEIPAILVDGKTREIALVENLLRQDLTPVEEAEALNRLLTEESYTQEQLGVIIGKARTTINEILSLNRLPQQIRDECRSNPAVSRTTLISIARKKQTRGMLTAWKKFKEKMAKEDRGQKGQRKSRPAATPSDFKDWVEKANEKLGGIDPSSWSDAEKADFSAALTELKKTILALLKK
- a CDS encoding Druantia anti-phage system protein DruA, which gives rise to MLSLNRFRHMPIEPVEHEITPITEALPELQPLQLLDLSSKALKALFAWLLARYHYLSFTQPVGNNMPYLVADRCGRPLACFLFGSVAWSCAPRDRYIGWRAAQRQSKLHLVTNNHRFLILPWVQVPCLASHILGLIARRLSRDLQMRYGHPILLMEIFVDRRFHGTCYKAENWQLPGQTTDRTRNGSFQQIVPP
- a CDS encoding DUF7024 domain-containing protein, producing the protein MRNTIVWLLSLVVFGVSSLSIYAMEKKGKKETPPPSNEFIMALKKGIDFSDPALPAIVKSVTGISGAEANGRWTDGGKVTITFTQKLPKSFKLHIESKGAFGPNVNKPIQVIIGKWKGSIIINNEKIKPFDLVVKTVTPVDTIEFIVPEPKSPEELKISNDPRKLGFWMTKLSIE